In Pseudochaenichthys georgianus chromosome 6, fPseGeo1.2, whole genome shotgun sequence, a single window of DNA contains:
- the ctsh gene encoding pro-cathepsin H, whose product MMISLVLLALLSAASAFPLSEQDEFHLSWMAQYNKVYSMQEYHERLQIFTENKRRIDKHNEGNQTFTMGLNQFADMTFEEFRKYFLLSEPQNCSATKGNHFSSKGPLPDSIDWRKKGNYVTDVKNQAACGSCWTFSTTGCLESVTAINTGKLVPLSEQQLIDCAQDFNNHGCDGGLPSQAFEYIMYNKGLMTEEDYPYKAIELTCVYKPELAAAFVKDVVNITQYDEKGMVDAVATLNPVSFAFEVTSDFMHYSGGVYTSTECHQTPDKVNHAVLAVGYGLQDGTPYWIVKNSWGSRWGIDGYFLIEREKNMCGLAACSSFPVV is encoded by the exons ATGATGATCTCTTTGGTTTTGCTCGCTTTGCTCTCAGCAGCCTCAGCTTTTCCCCTGTCTGAGCAAG ATGAGTTTCACTTGTCATGGATGGCACAG TACAATAAAGTGTACAGCATGCAGGAATACCATGAGAGGCTCCAGATATTCACAGAGAACAAGAGGAGGATTGACAAACACAATGAAGGAAATCAAACATTCACAA TGGGACTGAACCAGTTCGCAGACATGACATTTGAGGAATTTAGAAAGTATTTCCTCTTGTCAGAGCCACAG AACTGCTCTGCCACCAAGGGGAACCATTTCAGCAGCAAAGGACCACTTCCAGACTCCATCGACTGGAGAAAGAAAGGGAACTACGTGACAGATGTGAAGAACCAG GCAGCCTGTGGGAGCTGCTGGACCTTTTCCACAACTGGCTGTCTGGAGTCTGTTACTGCCATCAACACTGGGAAGCTTGTACCACTG tCAGAACAACAGCTGATTGACTGTGCCCAGGACTTCAACAACCATGGATGTGACGG cgGCCTTCCTAGTCAAGCATTTGAATACATCATGTACAACAAGGGACTGATGACAGAGGAGGACTACCCATACAAAGCTATT GAACTTACTTGTGTGTACAAGCCagagctagcagctgcttttgtGAAAGATGTTGTGAACATAACCCAG TATGATGAGAAAGGAATGGTAGATGCGGTTGCTACGCTCAATCCTGTCAGCTTTGCCTTTGAGGTGACCTCCGACTTCATGCATTACTCTGGGGGAGTGTATACCAG CACTGAATGTCACCAAACGCCAGACAAGGTGAACCATGCTGTGTTAGCAGTAGGGTACGGACTGCAGGACGGCACCCCTTACTGGATAGTAAAGAACTCATGGGGATCCCGCTGGGGGATTGACGG ATATTTCCTCATTGAGCGTGAAAAGAACATGTGTGGACTTGCTGCCTGCTCGTCTTTCCCAGTGGTGTGA
- the blm gene encoding recQ-like DNA helicase BLM isoform X2, with amino-acid sequence MSSIPQNNLEEQLARHSTAAQSKLSLSKPKPGAFSFKKKSSSGTTKVEVPTKLERPQKSKINSFFPVSSKGKSDSISPTGQTSPAGPAFRVISAPTKSDNQTCGNGGIPASLDASLGFPMDDWDDLDDFETPVKAKNDSFSSEMSGKSANPPSSLSEEKSLANKNVSSRSEQTHMETDQMEQSLDQTAASPGSPETEYEAPPVRVTRRQPQAHRKSVVSDNEEDNQEVLEPFKGMSGDNNKWIDPKVIKINDSEPEDDLDYIPPSPDEIFYSTSALETRSKSAAAVSKDRPLPSKGPSTTLLKPSNTHSKENTNEQLFSIMQSICSLVDTIPDNELIGLSCGSELLLKRAQRKRIIVNSGGSSLTFQQPDSTVISEPSFKGRLSLSCETSSIMSSSSSAPADPQMPSQLRRSSLISGDYDSDHSDSIINQKALHSKNSGTINVKNQSLCDSPSTYSLASPAFNFSNKTSTDLDGSDLFFSPKTPVQNKPKTPAASTAAEDMEHDDFYNDYFDIDDFNESDIPDYFEEPHNSSSVTATGKEGGPSKSSWDKKPTTPVPTPKTSKISSPEPTYRNPAHDRFRGFNFPHSQEMMKIFHKRFGLHQFRFNQLEAINATILSEDTFVLMPTGGGKSLCYQLPACVLPGVTVVISPLKSLIVDQVQKLTTLDIPATTLTGSITDSEAGRIYMQLSRKDPIIKLLYVTPEKLCASNKLISALHNLHERGLLARFVIDEAHCVSQWGHDFRPDYKRLHELRQKYPKVPMMALTATATPRVQKDILNQLNMTRPQVFTMSFNRTNLKYTVLPKKPKKVGEECTMWIKKNYPRDSGIVYCLSRKDCDDMAQSLQRSRILALAYHAGLGDSDREYVQTKWINQDGCQVICATIAFGMGIDKPDVRYVIHASLPKSVEGYYQESGRAGRDGDISHCILFYSYSDVHRIKRILTMDKEGDRQAKATHMNNLHSMVHFCENMMECRRIQLLAYFGEMNFNRSFCKEHPGVSCDNCAKPNQYKVRNVSDEVKKIVRFVQENCEKVGQRFGRTARQIRLTLNMLVDIFVGSKTAKVQTGMFGTGGAYSRHNADRLFKKMVLDNILMEDLYITQGGQAVAYISAGDKAMNVLSGNMQVEFYETESASSIRKHKAAVSKDVSQREQKVQECLKELLDLCKQLGKAFGIHYYNIFSTATLKKISERLSSNPEVLLQIDGVTEDKLEKYGAEVVQVLQKYSEWQQTEEPTDTAADGWIDTAQGRSYGGDEEDAESSTYFSSQSAQGQKRKKAPFFKYAKKKKAYGNPSAGSKGRGNGGNTAWSSSNSRGGYKAAAGRGGRSSAGAASAGRTPGFMAVPTPQTYQRPFLKPAFSHLG; translated from the exons ATGTCTAGTATTCCACAAAATAACTTGGAGGAGCAGCTTGCGAGGCACAGCACTGCTGCTCAGAGCAAGCTGTCTCTGTCTAAACCAAAACCCGG GGCCTTCTCCTTCAAGAAGAAGTCTTCATCTGGTACAACCAAGGTGGAAGTGCCAACTAAG cttgAGAGACCTCAAAAATCCAAAATCAACAGCTTCTTCCCTGTAAGTTCAAAAGGCAAGTCGGACTCCATCAGCCCAACAGGCCAGACCTCTCCAGCTGGGCCTGCTTTTAGGGTGATTTCAGCTCCCACTAAATCTGACAATCAGACTTGTGGCAATGGAGGAATTCCCGCAAGTCTGGATGCTTCTCTTGGATTCCCGATGGATGACTGGGATGATTTGGATGACTTCGAGACACCTGTCAAAGCAAAAAATGACTCTTTTAGTTCAGAGATGTCCGGGAAGAGCGCAAATCCACCGTCCTCCCTAAGTGAGGAAAAGAGTTTAGCGAACAAGAATGTTTCTTCCAGAAGTGAACAAACTCACATGGAAACAGATCAAATGGAGCAGAGTTTGGACCAAACTGCAGCTTCACCCGGATCCCCAGAGACTGAATACGAGGCCCCTCCGGTTAGAGTGACCAGAAGACAACCTCAGGCTCATCGGAAGTCTGTGGTTAGTGACAATGAAGAGGACAACCAGGAAGTGCTTGAGCCCTTTAAAGGAATGTCAG GCGATAACAACAAATGGATTGACCCAAAGGTAATAAAGATTAATGACTCAGAGCCTGAAGATGATCTTGATTATATTCCCCCGTCTCCTGATGAGATCTTTTATTCTACCTCTGCATTGGAGACCAG GTCTAAATCAGCTGCTGCTGTAAGCAAAGACCGTCCTTTGCCATCAAAGGGACCCAGCACAACACTACTTAAACCCTCCAACACCCACTCAAAGGAGAATACAA ATGAGCAACTCTTCAGTATCATGCAGTCCATTTGTTCTCTGGTTGACACCATCCCTGATAATGAACTAATAGGTCTGTCCTGTGGAAGTGAGCTTCTGCTGAAGAGGGCTCAAAG GAAGAGGATTATTGTAAATAGCGGTGGCAGTTCCTTGACGTTCCAGCAGCCTGACAGCACTGTGATTTCTGAACCCAGCTTTAAAGGAAGATTGTCTTTGAGCTGTGAGACGTCTAGCATTATGTCGTCCAGCAGCTCAGCGCCCGCGGACCCTCAGATGCCTTCTCAGCTCAGGAGATCCTCACTTATCTCTGGGGACTATGACTCTGATCACTCTGACAGTATTATCAACCAGAAGGCCTTGCACAGTAAAAACAGTGGGACAATAAATGTGAAAAATCAGAGTTTGTGTGACTCTCCATCGACCTACAGCCTCGCAAGCCCAGCATTTAATTTCTCGAACAAAACGAGCACAGACCTGGATGGTTCAGATCTCTTCTTCTCTCCCAAAACCCCAGTTCAGAACAAACCTAAGACGCCAGCAGCCAGCACAGCTGCAGAAGACATGGAGCACGATGACTTCTACAACGACTACTTTGACATAGATGATTTTAACGAGTCAGATATCCCCGATTACTTTGAAGAACCTCACAACTCCAGCTCTGTGACAGCAACAGGGAAAGAGGGGGGACCCAGCAAGTCTTCATGGGACAAAAAACCAACAACACCTGTTCCCACACCGAAGACTTCAAAGATCTCCTCCCCTG AACCCACCTACAGAAACCCAGCCCATGATCGCTTCAGAGGGTTCAACTTCCCCCACTCACAGGAGATGATGAAGATTTTTCACAAGCGCTTTGGTCTTCATCAGTTCAGGTTCAATCAGCTAGAAGCAATTAATGCGACAATTCTCTCTGAAGACACGTTTGTTTTGATGCCCACAG GTGGGGGTAAAAGCCTGTGCTACCAGCTGCCTGCCTGCGTGTTACCAGGAGTCACTGTGGTCATCTCCCCTCTCAAATCACTCATTGTAGACCAGGTCCAGAAACTCACTACTCTTGAT ATCCCAGCAACAACCCTGACTGGTTCAATAACTGACAGTGAAGCCGGAAGGATTTATATGCAGCTCTCACGGAAAGACCCCATCATTAAACTTCTCTACGTCACCCCTGAGAAG TTGTGTGCAAGTAACAAGCTGATCTCCGCCCTGCACAACCTGCACGAGCGAGGCCTTCTGGCCCGCTTTGTCATAGACGAGGCCCACTGTGTCAGCCAG TGGGGTCACGATTTTCGCCCGGACTACAAGAGGTTGCATGAGTTGCGTCAGAAGTACCCAAAGGTCCCGATGATGGCGCTGACGGCCACTGCCACCCCCCGAGTGCAGAAGGACATCCTCAACCAGCTGAACATGACGCGGCCGCAGGT GTTCACCATGAGTTTCAACAGAACAAACCTCAAGTACACTGTCCTTCCCAAGAAACCCAAAAAGGTTGGCGAGGAGTGCACCATGTGGATCAAGAAGAACTACCCAC GAGACTCTGGCATAGTGTACTGCCTTTCCCGTAAGGACTGTGATGACATGGCTCAGAGTCTGCAGAGATCACGCATATTAGCTCTGGCCTATCACGCAGGCCTGGGAGACAGCGACAGAGAATACGTGCAGACCAAGTGGATCAACCAGGACGGCTGCCAG GTCATCTGTGCCACCATAGCCTTTGGCATGGGCATTGACAAGCCTGACGTGCGCTATGTGATCCACGCCAGTCTGCCCAAGTCAGTGGAGGGTTACTACCAGGAGTCAGGGAGAGCGGGCAGAGACGGAGACATCTCTCATTGTATTCTCTTCTACTCCTACTCCGACGTGCACCGCATCAAGAGGATTCTCACTA TGGACAAAGAAGGGGACAGACAGGCCAAGGCGACTCATATGAACAACCTGCACAGCATGGTGCACTTCTGTGAGAACATGATGGAGTGCAGGAGAATTCAGCTGCTCGCATACTTCGGGGAGATGAATTTCAACCGAAGCTTCTGTAAGGAGCACCCAGGCGTCAGCTGTGACAACTGCGCCAAACCCAAC CAATACAAAGTGAGAAATGTCTctgatgaggtgaagaagatCGTGAGGTTTGTCCAGGAGAACTGCGAGAAAGTCGGACAAAGGTTTGGCCGGACCGCTCGGCAGATCAGACTAACACTGAACATGTTGGTGGACATCTTTGTAG GGTCTAAAACTGCCAAGGTGCAGACGGGAATGTTCGGGACAGGAGGAGCCTACTCCAGGCACAATGCTGACCGACTCTTCAAGAAAATGGTTCTGGACAACATCCTGATGGAGGATCTGTACATCACTCAAGGCGGCCAGGCTGTGGCGTATATCTCTGCCGGAGACAAAGCCATGAACGTGCTGTCAGGAAACATGCAG GTGGAGTTCTACGAGACGGAGAGTGCGTCGAGCATCAGGAAACACAAAGCTGCTGTGTCTAAGGACGTCTCCCAGAGAGAGCAGAAGGTGCAGGAGTGTCTGAAGGAGCTGCTGGATCTGTGCAAGCAGCTGGGGAAGGCCTTTGGCATTCACTACTACAACATCTTCTCCACCGCCACCTTGAAAAAGATATCTG AGAGGCTTTCTTCCAACCCTGAAGTCCTCCTACAAATTGATGGCGTGACGGAAGACAAACTGGAGAAGTACGGAGCCGAAGTCGTCCAGGTGCTACAGAAATACTCTGAGTGGCAGCAGACGG AGGAACCGACTGACACGGCTGCAGACGGCTGGATAGACACGGCGCAAGGCCGCTCATACGGAGGGGACGAGGAGGACGCAGAGTCCTCCACCTACTTCAGCAGTCAGTCAGCTCAGGGGCAGAAGAGAAAGAAAGCGCCATTCTTCAAATATGCTAAGAAGAAGAAAGCTTACGGCAACCCAAGTGCCGGCTCTAAAGG TCGTGGCAACGGCGGCAATACGGCGTGGTCATCGTCGAACTCCAGAGGGGGTTATAAAGCTGCTGCAGGCCGGGGGGGCAGAAgctctgcaggagctgcatcaGCAGGCCGGACCCCGGGGTTTATGGCCGTCCCGACCCCTCAAACCTACCAGAGACCCTTCCTGAAACCAGCCTTTTCACACCTGGGCTAG
- the blm gene encoding recQ-like DNA helicase BLM isoform X1 has product MSSIPQNNLEEQLARHSTAAQSKLSLSKPKPGAFSFKKKSSSGTTKVEVPTKVISSNVLANRNINVPDNSLVTKSPLTFSKKLERPQKSKINSFFPVSSKGKSDSISPTGQTSPAGPAFRVISAPTKSDNQTCGNGGIPASLDASLGFPMDDWDDLDDFETPVKAKNDSFSSEMSGKSANPPSSLSEEKSLANKNVSSRSEQTHMETDQMEQSLDQTAASPGSPETEYEAPPVRVTRRQPQAHRKSVVSDNEEDNQEVLEPFKGMSGDNNKWIDPKVIKINDSEPEDDLDYIPPSPDEIFYSTSALETRSKSAAAVSKDRPLPSKGPSTTLLKPSNTHSKENTNEQLFSIMQSICSLVDTIPDNELIGLSCGSELLLKRAQRKRIIVNSGGSSLTFQQPDSTVISEPSFKGRLSLSCETSSIMSSSSSAPADPQMPSQLRRSSLISGDYDSDHSDSIINQKALHSKNSGTINVKNQSLCDSPSTYSLASPAFNFSNKTSTDLDGSDLFFSPKTPVQNKPKTPAASTAAEDMEHDDFYNDYFDIDDFNESDIPDYFEEPHNSSSVTATGKEGGPSKSSWDKKPTTPVPTPKTSKISSPEPTYRNPAHDRFRGFNFPHSQEMMKIFHKRFGLHQFRFNQLEAINATILSEDTFVLMPTGGGKSLCYQLPACVLPGVTVVISPLKSLIVDQVQKLTTLDIPATTLTGSITDSEAGRIYMQLSRKDPIIKLLYVTPEKLCASNKLISALHNLHERGLLARFVIDEAHCVSQWGHDFRPDYKRLHELRQKYPKVPMMALTATATPRVQKDILNQLNMTRPQVFTMSFNRTNLKYTVLPKKPKKVGEECTMWIKKNYPRDSGIVYCLSRKDCDDMAQSLQRSRILALAYHAGLGDSDREYVQTKWINQDGCQVICATIAFGMGIDKPDVRYVIHASLPKSVEGYYQESGRAGRDGDISHCILFYSYSDVHRIKRILTMDKEGDRQAKATHMNNLHSMVHFCENMMECRRIQLLAYFGEMNFNRSFCKEHPGVSCDNCAKPNQYKVRNVSDEVKKIVRFVQENCEKVGQRFGRTARQIRLTLNMLVDIFVGSKTAKVQTGMFGTGGAYSRHNADRLFKKMVLDNILMEDLYITQGGQAVAYISAGDKAMNVLSGNMQVEFYETESASSIRKHKAAVSKDVSQREQKVQECLKELLDLCKQLGKAFGIHYYNIFSTATLKKISERLSSNPEVLLQIDGVTEDKLEKYGAEVVQVLQKYSEWQQTEEPTDTAADGWIDTAQGRSYGGDEEDAESSTYFSSQSAQGQKRKKAPFFKYAKKKKAYGNPSAGSKGRGNGGNTAWSSSNSRGGYKAAAGRGGRSSAGAASAGRTPGFMAVPTPQTYQRPFLKPAFSHLG; this is encoded by the exons ATGTCTAGTATTCCACAAAATAACTTGGAGGAGCAGCTTGCGAGGCACAGCACTGCTGCTCAGAGCAAGCTGTCTCTGTCTAAACCAAAACCCGG GGCCTTCTCCTTCAAGAAGAAGTCTTCATCTGGTACAACCAAGGTGGAAGTGCCAACTAAGGTAATCAGCTCTAATGTGTTGGCAAACAGGAATATCAATGTACCTGATAACAGTTTGGTGACTAAGTCTCCtttgacattttcaaaaaagcttgAGAGACCTCAAAAATCCAAAATCAACAGCTTCTTCCCTGTAAGTTCAAAAGGCAAGTCGGACTCCATCAGCCCAACAGGCCAGACCTCTCCAGCTGGGCCTGCTTTTAGGGTGATTTCAGCTCCCACTAAATCTGACAATCAGACTTGTGGCAATGGAGGAATTCCCGCAAGTCTGGATGCTTCTCTTGGATTCCCGATGGATGACTGGGATGATTTGGATGACTTCGAGACACCTGTCAAAGCAAAAAATGACTCTTTTAGTTCAGAGATGTCCGGGAAGAGCGCAAATCCACCGTCCTCCCTAAGTGAGGAAAAGAGTTTAGCGAACAAGAATGTTTCTTCCAGAAGTGAACAAACTCACATGGAAACAGATCAAATGGAGCAGAGTTTGGACCAAACTGCAGCTTCACCCGGATCCCCAGAGACTGAATACGAGGCCCCTCCGGTTAGAGTGACCAGAAGACAACCTCAGGCTCATCGGAAGTCTGTGGTTAGTGACAATGAAGAGGACAACCAGGAAGTGCTTGAGCCCTTTAAAGGAATGTCAG GCGATAACAACAAATGGATTGACCCAAAGGTAATAAAGATTAATGACTCAGAGCCTGAAGATGATCTTGATTATATTCCCCCGTCTCCTGATGAGATCTTTTATTCTACCTCTGCATTGGAGACCAG GTCTAAATCAGCTGCTGCTGTAAGCAAAGACCGTCCTTTGCCATCAAAGGGACCCAGCACAACACTACTTAAACCCTCCAACACCCACTCAAAGGAGAATACAA ATGAGCAACTCTTCAGTATCATGCAGTCCATTTGTTCTCTGGTTGACACCATCCCTGATAATGAACTAATAGGTCTGTCCTGTGGAAGTGAGCTTCTGCTGAAGAGGGCTCAAAG GAAGAGGATTATTGTAAATAGCGGTGGCAGTTCCTTGACGTTCCAGCAGCCTGACAGCACTGTGATTTCTGAACCCAGCTTTAAAGGAAGATTGTCTTTGAGCTGTGAGACGTCTAGCATTATGTCGTCCAGCAGCTCAGCGCCCGCGGACCCTCAGATGCCTTCTCAGCTCAGGAGATCCTCACTTATCTCTGGGGACTATGACTCTGATCACTCTGACAGTATTATCAACCAGAAGGCCTTGCACAGTAAAAACAGTGGGACAATAAATGTGAAAAATCAGAGTTTGTGTGACTCTCCATCGACCTACAGCCTCGCAAGCCCAGCATTTAATTTCTCGAACAAAACGAGCACAGACCTGGATGGTTCAGATCTCTTCTTCTCTCCCAAAACCCCAGTTCAGAACAAACCTAAGACGCCAGCAGCCAGCACAGCTGCAGAAGACATGGAGCACGATGACTTCTACAACGACTACTTTGACATAGATGATTTTAACGAGTCAGATATCCCCGATTACTTTGAAGAACCTCACAACTCCAGCTCTGTGACAGCAACAGGGAAAGAGGGGGGACCCAGCAAGTCTTCATGGGACAAAAAACCAACAACACCTGTTCCCACACCGAAGACTTCAAAGATCTCCTCCCCTG AACCCACCTACAGAAACCCAGCCCATGATCGCTTCAGAGGGTTCAACTTCCCCCACTCACAGGAGATGATGAAGATTTTTCACAAGCGCTTTGGTCTTCATCAGTTCAGGTTCAATCAGCTAGAAGCAATTAATGCGACAATTCTCTCTGAAGACACGTTTGTTTTGATGCCCACAG GTGGGGGTAAAAGCCTGTGCTACCAGCTGCCTGCCTGCGTGTTACCAGGAGTCACTGTGGTCATCTCCCCTCTCAAATCACTCATTGTAGACCAGGTCCAGAAACTCACTACTCTTGAT ATCCCAGCAACAACCCTGACTGGTTCAATAACTGACAGTGAAGCCGGAAGGATTTATATGCAGCTCTCACGGAAAGACCCCATCATTAAACTTCTCTACGTCACCCCTGAGAAG TTGTGTGCAAGTAACAAGCTGATCTCCGCCCTGCACAACCTGCACGAGCGAGGCCTTCTGGCCCGCTTTGTCATAGACGAGGCCCACTGTGTCAGCCAG TGGGGTCACGATTTTCGCCCGGACTACAAGAGGTTGCATGAGTTGCGTCAGAAGTACCCAAAGGTCCCGATGATGGCGCTGACGGCCACTGCCACCCCCCGAGTGCAGAAGGACATCCTCAACCAGCTGAACATGACGCGGCCGCAGGT GTTCACCATGAGTTTCAACAGAACAAACCTCAAGTACACTGTCCTTCCCAAGAAACCCAAAAAGGTTGGCGAGGAGTGCACCATGTGGATCAAGAAGAACTACCCAC GAGACTCTGGCATAGTGTACTGCCTTTCCCGTAAGGACTGTGATGACATGGCTCAGAGTCTGCAGAGATCACGCATATTAGCTCTGGCCTATCACGCAGGCCTGGGAGACAGCGACAGAGAATACGTGCAGACCAAGTGGATCAACCAGGACGGCTGCCAG GTCATCTGTGCCACCATAGCCTTTGGCATGGGCATTGACAAGCCTGACGTGCGCTATGTGATCCACGCCAGTCTGCCCAAGTCAGTGGAGGGTTACTACCAGGAGTCAGGGAGAGCGGGCAGAGACGGAGACATCTCTCATTGTATTCTCTTCTACTCCTACTCCGACGTGCACCGCATCAAGAGGATTCTCACTA TGGACAAAGAAGGGGACAGACAGGCCAAGGCGACTCATATGAACAACCTGCACAGCATGGTGCACTTCTGTGAGAACATGATGGAGTGCAGGAGAATTCAGCTGCTCGCATACTTCGGGGAGATGAATTTCAACCGAAGCTTCTGTAAGGAGCACCCAGGCGTCAGCTGTGACAACTGCGCCAAACCCAAC CAATACAAAGTGAGAAATGTCTctgatgaggtgaagaagatCGTGAGGTTTGTCCAGGAGAACTGCGAGAAAGTCGGACAAAGGTTTGGCCGGACCGCTCGGCAGATCAGACTAACACTGAACATGTTGGTGGACATCTTTGTAG GGTCTAAAACTGCCAAGGTGCAGACGGGAATGTTCGGGACAGGAGGAGCCTACTCCAGGCACAATGCTGACCGACTCTTCAAGAAAATGGTTCTGGACAACATCCTGATGGAGGATCTGTACATCACTCAAGGCGGCCAGGCTGTGGCGTATATCTCTGCCGGAGACAAAGCCATGAACGTGCTGTCAGGAAACATGCAG GTGGAGTTCTACGAGACGGAGAGTGCGTCGAGCATCAGGAAACACAAAGCTGCTGTGTCTAAGGACGTCTCCCAGAGAGAGCAGAAGGTGCAGGAGTGTCTGAAGGAGCTGCTGGATCTGTGCAAGCAGCTGGGGAAGGCCTTTGGCATTCACTACTACAACATCTTCTCCACCGCCACCTTGAAAAAGATATCTG AGAGGCTTTCTTCCAACCCTGAAGTCCTCCTACAAATTGATGGCGTGACGGAAGACAAACTGGAGAAGTACGGAGCCGAAGTCGTCCAGGTGCTACAGAAATACTCTGAGTGGCAGCAGACGG AGGAACCGACTGACACGGCTGCAGACGGCTGGATAGACACGGCGCAAGGCCGCTCATACGGAGGGGACGAGGAGGACGCAGAGTCCTCCACCTACTTCAGCAGTCAGTCAGCTCAGGGGCAGAAGAGAAAGAAAGCGCCATTCTTCAAATATGCTAAGAAGAAGAAAGCTTACGGCAACCCAAGTGCCGGCTCTAAAGG TCGTGGCAACGGCGGCAATACGGCGTGGTCATCGTCGAACTCCAGAGGGGGTTATAAAGCTGCTGCAGGCCGGGGGGGCAGAAgctctgcaggagctgcatcaGCAGGCCGGACCCCGGGGTTTATGGCCGTCCCGACCCCTCAAACCTACCAGAGACCCTTCCTGAAACCAGCCTTTTCACACCTGGGCTAG